The Shewanella sp. NFH-SH190041 genome has a window encoding:
- the pyrB gene encoding aspartate carbamoyltransferase, protein MPNPLYNKHILSIPELSREELELVVATAGDIKATPRPTLLQHKVIASCFFEASTRTRLSFETAVQRLGGRIIGFPDAGNTSAGKKGETLADSVRVISSYVDAFIMRHPREGAARLASEFSGGVPIINGGDGANQHPTQTLLDLFSIYETQGRLDNLHIAMVGDLKYGRTVHSLTQALTKFSNNRFYFIAPDVLAMPDYILQQVKDAGMEYSIHTSIEEVVGQLDILYMTRVQKERFDESEYAHIKSAYILSGHSLQGAKDNLKVLHPLPRVDEITVDVDNTPYAYYFQQAENGVYARQALLALVLNEEI, encoded by the coding sequence ATGCCTAATCCGCTCTACAACAAACACATCCTGTCTATTCCTGAATTATCTCGCGAGGAATTGGAACTGGTTGTCGCCACAGCAGGTGACATCAAAGCCACTCCGCGCCCGACCCTACTGCAACATAAAGTCATCGCCAGCTGCTTTTTTGAAGCATCAACCCGTACCCGCCTATCATTTGAAACAGCTGTTCAACGCCTTGGAGGCCGCATTATCGGCTTCCCAGATGCTGGCAATACCTCTGCGGGCAAAAAAGGGGAAACGCTAGCAGACTCAGTCAGAGTTATTTCTTCTTATGTTGATGCATTTATCATGCGCCACCCCAGAGAAGGAGCAGCCCGACTGGCATCAGAATTTTCCGGCGGCGTGCCCATCATTAATGGTGGTGATGGGGCAAACCAACATCCCACCCAAACCTTGCTGGATTTATTCAGTATTTATGAGACACAAGGACGGTTAGATAATCTGCATATTGCCATGGTGGGTGATTTAAAATACGGCCGCACGGTGCACTCGCTAACTCAAGCACTGACAAAATTCAGCAACAACCGTTTCTACTTTATTGCTCCAGATGTTCTAGCCATGCCGGATTATATTCTACAACAAGTGAAAGATGCCGGAATGGAATACAGTATCCATACCAGCATTGAAGAAGTTGTAGGGCAACTGGATATCCTTTACATGACTCGGGTACAAAAAGAGCGATTCGATGAATCAGAATATGCTCACATCAAGTCTGCCTATATCCTATCTGGTCACAGTCTACAAGGCGCTAAAGATAACCTGAAAGTACTTCATCCCCTGCCCCGAGTTGATGAAATTACTGTTGATGTGGATAACACTCCATATGCCTATTACTTTCAACAGGCTGAAAATGGAGTGTATGCCCGCCAAGCACTGCTGGCACTGGTTTTAAACGAAGAGATTTAA
- a CDS encoding patatin family protein: protein MSQFIRHFSDPRLSMPIEGTALIAEGGGQRGIFTAGVLDAWLDMEFTPFSLMIGTSAGAQNISSYLAKQRGFAQRSIVELSRDKHFFDLKRPLLGGNTVDLDWFFAQASQGKYQLNVTKAVSALAQRQILFTATRVSDYRPVYFSPNSDNWLTLLKASSALPFLYKQGVEINGEYHLDGGLSDPVPVEEAYRRGARRIVVIRTVPKNSSQMTPWLHRLRGWLKQHHRNVKMVDYYAHHEKVYRRTLAFLANPPADLELIQIYPSAPLASKIIGSGELELDRDYLAGKELGRQMLLSGKLDFLLGASPILSQPTAPENHRRTA, encoded by the coding sequence ATGAGCCAGTTCATCCGCCATTTTTCTGATCCACGTTTATCCATGCCAATTGAAGGAACAGCGCTGATTGCAGAAGGCGGTGGACAGCGAGGCATTTTTACCGCTGGTGTATTAGATGCTTGGTTAGATATGGAGTTTACCCCATTTTCACTGATGATTGGCACGTCTGCTGGTGCTCAAAATATCTCCAGCTACTTGGCTAAGCAGCGGGGATTTGCCCAACGCTCTATCGTTGAGCTCTCCCGAGATAAACACTTTTTTGATCTAAAGCGCCCGCTACTTGGTGGCAATACCGTAGATTTAGACTGGTTTTTTGCCCAAGCCAGCCAAGGGAAATACCAACTTAATGTCACCAAGGCTGTGTCTGCTTTAGCTCAGCGGCAAATTCTGTTTACGGCAACACGGGTATCAGATTACCGACCAGTTTATTTCAGCCCCAACAGTGATAACTGGTTAACCTTACTTAAAGCATCCAGTGCCTTGCCCTTTTTGTATAAACAAGGGGTGGAAATCAATGGGGAGTATCATCTTGATGGCGGGTTATCGGATCCTGTGCCCGTTGAAGAAGCCTACCGCCGTGGCGCACGGAGAATTGTTGTTATCCGTACAGTTCCCAAAAACAGTAGTCAGATGACGCCTTGGTTACATCGTTTAAGAGGCTGGCTGAAACAGCATCACCGTAATGTGAAAATGGTGGACTACTATGCCCACCATGAAAAAGTATACCGTCGCACTTTAGCGTTTTTAGCTAATCCGCCGGCAGATCTGGAGCTCATCCAAATCTACCCAAGCGCGCCTCTGGCCAGCAAAATTATTGGCAGTGGTGAACTAGAGCTGGATAGAGATTATCTGGCCGGGAAAGAGTTAGGCCGACAAATGCTACTTAGCGGTAAACTGGATTTTTTGCTTGGAGCCAGCCCGATACTATCCCAACCAACTGCACCAGAAAACCATCGGCGGACAGCCTAG
- a CDS encoding iron hydrogenase small subunit: MGDSRRGPATAVAAIADGRRAAQAIDRQLTSGLTCALTRSQFNSRKALKTSLLDASLYPANQVEPRIKMPALSAEQRQGNFDEVETGFTLEQALQEASRCLECACQSNKECQLRGYATEYRVTETQLDISQARRFAIDRSAPLISFDANRCISCGACVSACERHGHNVISFAKDNYSALPLGEAPLRHAPRAGFSVSMADSECVQCGNCVRACPTGALVFKLDKRFNQVKKRAMGLYRDDMLSEIRVSHLNPAVAAFYRDMGTNPAGELAHQLLHTQYVDRT; this comes from the coding sequence GTGGGAGATTCCCGTCGTGGACCAGCCACAGCTGTTGCTGCAATTGCTGATGGACGTCGAGCGGCTCAAGCGATTGATCGCCAGTTAACCAGCGGATTAACTTGTGCATTGACTCGTTCACAATTTAATTCCCGTAAGGCTTTGAAAACCAGTTTATTGGATGCATCGCTTTATCCGGCTAATCAGGTTGAACCGCGCATCAAGATGCCAGCCCTATCTGCTGAGCAAAGGCAGGGAAATTTTGATGAGGTTGAAACTGGCTTTACTTTAGAGCAGGCATTGCAGGAAGCATCCCGATGTTTGGAATGCGCCTGTCAATCTAACAAAGAGTGTCAGTTACGAGGTTATGCGACTGAATATAGGGTGACAGAAACTCAATTGGATATCAGCCAAGCTCGTCGGTTTGCAATTGACCGTTCAGCGCCATTGATCAGTTTTGATGCTAACCGTTGTATCAGTTGTGGGGCATGTGTTTCGGCCTGTGAGCGGCACGGACATAATGTGATTAGTTTTGCCAAGGATAATTACAGTGCACTTCCACTTGGCGAAGCACCATTGCGACATGCTCCTCGGGCAGGTTTTAGTGTTTCAATGGCGGATAGTGAATGTGTGCAATGTGGTAATTGCGTGAGGGCGTGCCCAACTGGCGCACTGGTGTTCAAATTAGATAAGCGTTTTAATCAAGTTAAGAAGCGTGCAATGGGGCTCTATCGTGATGATATGTTGTCAGAAATTCGTGTTAGTCACTTAAACCCGGCTGTTGCAGCATTTTATCGAGATATGGGTACAAATCCGGCTGGAGAATTAGCGCATCAATTACTTCATACTCAATATGTAGATAGAACTTAA
- a CDS encoding type II secretion system protein: MKLTEFHTSKKTQGFTLIELVVTMIILAILAVVASAKFIDFQSDARQSVLKAVGGAMKSSLTEIHALALLQDKDKGNSSITIDGVNVPLKDGYPAVDASASFPQINAQIKAWVDVDIVDRDTANTNRKASVLFSDRASGAGQIFIFFSDLYDSKGSIQCFVRYENNQNGPIVTVATSGC; this comes from the coding sequence ATGAAACTCACCGAATTTCATACATCCAAAAAAACTCAAGGATTCACCCTGATAGAATTAGTTGTCACTATGATTATCCTTGCCATTCTCGCTGTGGTCGCATCGGCGAAATTTATCGATTTTCAATCTGATGCAAGACAATCCGTCCTTAAAGCTGTCGGCGGGGCGATGAAATCAAGTTTGACAGAAATACATGCCTTGGCATTACTGCAAGATAAAGATAAAGGCAATTCCAGCATTACAATTGATGGGGTAAATGTTCCATTAAAAGATGGTTACCCGGCGGTTGACGCTTCAGCATCATTTCCGCAAATTAATGCTCAAATCAAAGCTTGGGTAGATGTGGACATCGTCGACAGAGATACTGCAAATACAAATAGAAAAGCCAGTGTGCTGTTTTCTGATCGCGCCTCTGGAGCAGGACAAATTTTTATCTTTTTCAGTGACTTGTATGACTCAAAAGGGTCAATCCAATGTTTTGTCCGTTATGAAAATAATCAAAATGGTCCGATTGTTACTGTAGCAACTAGCGGATGTTAA
- a CDS encoding type II secretion system protein encodes MFYKQSTNLKLSRGFTLIELVVTMIILAILAVVASAKFIDFQSDARIAVMKAVGGAMRSSLTEIHTLALLQDKDQGTSSITIDGVNVPLKDGYPAVDSSVDFPQINAQLRAWVDIDTVDRNTARDNRKASVLFSDKSTGNGFIYVFFSDFYDTKNSTQCFVQYENGTNGPVVTVETSQC; translated from the coding sequence ATGTTCTACAAGCAATCAACAAACCTTAAATTATCTCGTGGTTTTACACTCATCGAGCTAGTAGTAACCATGATTATTCTGGCTATCCTTGCTGTAGTAGCCTCAGCAAAATTTATTGATTTTCAATCAGATGCCAGAATAGCAGTAATGAAAGCTGTTGGTGGTGCCATGCGATCCAGCCTGACAGAAATTCACACCCTTGCTCTACTACAGGATAAGGACCAAGGTACATCAAGTATCACTATCGATGGCGTCAACGTGCCATTAAAAGATGGTTACCCTGCAGTGGACAGTAGCGTAGATTTTCCTCAAATTAATGCGCAATTACGTGCTTGGGTAGATATCGATACGGTCGATAGAAACACCGCAAGAGATAACCGTAAAGCCAGCGTATTATTTTCTGATAAGTCCACCGGAAACGGCTTTATTTATGTCTTTTTCAGTGACTTTTATGACACCAAAAACTCTACTCAGTGTTTTGTACAATATGAAAATGGTACCAACGGTCCAGTTGTGACAGTTGAAACCTCTCAGTGCTAA
- a CDS encoding type II secretion system protein — translation MTQSKIAQYRGQQGFTLIELVVTMILLAILSVVASSKFIDFQNDARKSVMKAVGGAMNSSLDEIYALAILKGKEQGNNSITIEGVNVPLKDGYPAVDSSVGFPQINAQLKAWVDLDIVDKDTANTNRNAGVLFSDKSTGGEMLFVFFTDHYDQKGAIDCYVKYENKENGPIVEIVTNEC, via the coding sequence ATGACTCAGTCGAAAATCGCTCAGTACCGAGGACAACAAGGATTTACGTTGATTGAATTGGTTGTAACCATGATATTACTGGCGATTTTATCCGTTGTAGCATCCTCAAAATTTATTGATTTTCAAAATGATGCTAGAAAGTCAGTAATGAAAGCCGTTGGGGGGGCGATGAATTCTAGCCTTGATGAAATATATGCACTAGCAATTTTAAAAGGTAAAGAACAGGGCAATAACAGCATCACCATCGAAGGCGTAAATGTCCCCCTCAAAGATGGCTACCCCGCAGTAGACAGCAGCGTAGGATTCCCACAAATCAATGCCCAACTTAAAGCTTGGGTCGATCTGGATATTGTCGATAAAGACACTGCAAACACCAATAGAAACGCCGGCGTCCTCTTTTCAGACAAATCAACCGGTGGGGAAATGTTATTCGTTTTCTTTACCGATCATTACGACCAGAAAGGCGCTATTGACTGTTACGTGAAGTATGAAAATAAAGAAAATGGCCCTATTGTCGAGATAGTTACTAATGAATGCTAA
- a CDS encoding CBS domain-containing protein, producing MKINRLMTQPVVTVEMDTSLSLIKEIFDNTHFHHLLVEFENKLVGVISDRDLLRAISHRVDTVAATATDMASLNKRAHQIMTRNLVTLFDSDSVKDAVRLFNQHRVSCLPVVDNTYKPVGIVSWRDILYEMGKRFD from the coding sequence ATGAAAATTAATCGATTAATGACTCAACCGGTTGTCACTGTTGAAATGGACACCAGTCTATCTTTGATTAAAGAAATTTTTGATAATACCCACTTTCACCATTTATTAGTTGAGTTCGAAAATAAATTGGTTGGTGTTATTTCTGACCGGGATTTGCTTCGGGCGATCAGTCATAGAGTTGATACTGTTGCGGCGACAGCAACGGATATGGCTTCACTGAATAAGCGTGCTCATCAAATAATGACACGAAATTTGGTTACGCTATTTGACTCCGATAGCGTAAAAGATGCAGTCCGATTATTTAATCAGCATCGCGTATCTTGTTTGCCTGTGGTGGACAATACATATAAGCCGGTAGGTATTGTGTCATGGCGGGATATCCTCTATGAAATGGGCAAGCGGTTTGATTGA
- a CDS encoding carbon starvation protein A: MSWFFLCVGLLVAGYFIYGVFIEKIFGINPARKTPALTQTDGVDYVPMSKGRVYLIQLLNIAGVGPIFGPILGALYGPAAMLWIVIGCIFAGAVHDYFSGMLSVRNGGQSIPNLTGKYLGQGAKHFMNGFAIILLLLVGVVFISAPAGLLAKLTGMSMTLFVGIIFCYYLLATIVPVDKIIGRLYPFFGALLVFMSVGLTIALIVSNEHTLLPGVQATDFLSNLNPNDMPLWPALFITIACGAISGFHATQSPLMARCMENESNGRFVFYGAMIGEGVIALIWCAIALSFFGGVDGLNQGLAGNPANVVYEASTGLLGVVGGFMAVLGVIILPITSGDTAFRSARLILSEFFHMPQNQLPKRLILAIPLFIIGGVLTQIDFGIIWRYFGVANQATAVLMLWTASAYLQIHNKLHWICTIPAMFMTTVVISFLLSSNTLGAGLPMMLSTIAAIIATIIITALITIKSKNKTMDNMTEDASVD, encoded by the coding sequence ATGAGTTGGTTTTTCCTTTGCGTCGGCCTATTGGTGGCCGGATACTTTATTTATGGCGTCTTTATTGAAAAGATTTTCGGTATTAATCCTGCCCGAAAAACACCGGCATTAACCCAAACCGATGGCGTAGACTATGTTCCCATGTCCAAAGGACGGGTGTATCTGATCCAGTTGCTAAATATTGCTGGGGTTGGCCCAATTTTTGGCCCGATTCTAGGAGCACTTTACGGCCCGGCAGCCATGCTATGGATTGTTATTGGCTGTATTTTTGCAGGCGCTGTACATGATTACTTCTCCGGTATGCTTTCAGTGCGTAACGGCGGTCAATCAATTCCGAACCTCACAGGAAAATATCTCGGCCAAGGCGCGAAACACTTTATGAATGGCTTTGCCATTATTTTGCTGCTACTGGTTGGTGTGGTATTTATTTCGGCCCCCGCCGGATTGCTGGCTAAACTGACCGGCATGAGCATGACGCTGTTTGTCGGCATTATTTTCTGCTATTACCTGCTGGCAACCATTGTGCCGGTAGATAAGATCATCGGCCGTCTGTACCCCTTCTTCGGCGCCCTACTGGTATTTATGTCTGTAGGACTGACCATTGCCTTGATTGTCTCAAACGAACACACTTTATTACCAGGTGTGCAGGCAACTGATTTTCTCTCTAACCTAAACCCTAATGACATGCCACTATGGCCGGCCCTGTTTATTACCATCGCCTGTGGTGCAATTTCAGGTTTCCACGCCACTCAGTCGCCATTAATGGCACGTTGTATGGAAAATGAATCCAATGGCCGCTTTGTCTTTTACGGCGCCATGATAGGTGAAGGGGTGATTGCCCTCATTTGGTGTGCTATCGCGCTATCTTTCTTTGGTGGTGTTGACGGTCTAAACCAAGGCCTGGCTGGTAACCCTGCCAACGTTGTCTATGAAGCATCAACCGGATTACTCGGTGTCGTTGGTGGCTTTATGGCAGTACTGGGGGTTATTATTCTGCCTATTACCTCAGGAGATACCGCATTTCGCTCTGCTCGTTTGATTTTGTCAGAGTTCTTCCATATGCCACAAAATCAACTGCCTAAACGTTTAATACTGGCTATTCCACTGTTTATCATCGGTGGAGTACTGACACAAATTGATTTCGGTATCATCTGGCGCTACTTTGGTGTCGCCAACCAAGCCACGGCAGTATTGATGCTATGGACTGCATCAGCCTACCTGCAAATTCATAATAAACTGCACTGGATTTGCACAATTCCGGCCATGTTTATGACCACAGTGGTAATAAGTTTTTTGTTAAGTTCCAACACGTTAGGCGCTGGATTACCCATGATGCTATCCACTATTGCAGCAATAATTGCAACTATCATCATCACCGCCTTGATTACCATAAAATCCAAAAATAAAACCATGGATAATATGACTGAAGATGCCTCAGTCGATTAA
- the btsR gene encoding two-component system response regulator BtsR translates to MISCVIVDDEPFARDELAEMLAKSPDIDIIGQCSNAIEALQLINRHKPQLVFLDIQMPRISGMELLAMLDPDTLPKVVFVTAYDEFAIKAFDNHAFDYLLKPIDEQRLAQTLTKVRRDHRPQNIDPITPAKLKHLPCYTGNRLKVISIKDVEFVFSDLSGIHVATVQGQTHTQMTLKVLEEKTSLIRCHRQYLLAPSAISEIVLLDAGAEVITLSGAKVPVSRRYLKSLKQLFGYQ, encoded by the coding sequence ATGATCAGTTGTGTAATTGTTGATGACGAGCCTTTTGCCCGCGACGAATTAGCCGAGATGTTGGCGAAATCACCGGACATTGACATTATTGGCCAGTGCAGTAACGCGATTGAAGCGCTGCAATTGATTAACCGTCATAAGCCCCAGCTGGTGTTTCTAGATATTCAAATGCCCAGAATAAGCGGTATGGAACTACTCGCCATGTTAGACCCGGATACGCTGCCAAAAGTAGTGTTTGTTACCGCTTATGATGAGTTCGCCATTAAGGCTTTTGACAACCATGCCTTTGATTATTTACTTAAACCCATCGATGAACAGCGATTAGCGCAAACCTTAACCAAGGTACGTAGAGATCATCGGCCCCAAAACATCGACCCTATCACTCCGGCAAAGCTTAAGCACCTTCCCTGTTATACCGGGAACCGTCTAAAAGTCATATCCATTAAAGATGTCGAGTTTGTGTTCTCTGATTTAAGCGGCATCCATGTCGCCACAGTACAAGGCCAGACCCATACCCAAATGACACTAAAAGTGTTAGAAGAAAAAACCTCACTTATACGGTGTCATCGGCAATATCTCCTCGCCCCATCAGCCATATCGGAAATAGTGCTTTTGGATGCAGGCGCAGAAGTAATAACCCTCTCAGGCGCCAAAGTGCCCGTTTCACGCCGGTATCTTAAAAGCCTGAAACAACTATTTGGTTATCAGTAG
- a CDS encoding sensor histidine kinase: MSLILLLTQQMCVYLVIVYLVSKTPLFKLFTEITPRAPHKFFIYLIFSGFCILATYFGEQTQDAIANTRAMGAVLGGLLGGPVTGLFVGLTGGLHRYSLGGFTDLACAISTTLEGLLAGLISWRLRQTGKREHIYRPTLAVAVTLAAETLQMALILLIASPFADAWRLVQQIALPMLLVNALGAALFISIVRDQKTMFDKLSSAFSAQALKIAERSVGLLSSGFNQTTSAQVAQIVIEETKVGAVAITDREKLLAFIGVGADHHIPGSAISSDITKTAMTENKVMFADGVDTPYACSVSRQCRLGSSLVIPLRNDTEVIGTIKLYEPKHKLFLNINRTLGEGIAKLLSNQILYGRIEQQQNLLLQTELKLLQAQVNPHFLFNTLNTISAIVRRNPDMARKLLLQLSQFLRINLKRTAGLVTLADELEHIDAYLTIEKARFIDRLEVNIDIPAALHGVMLPAFTLQPIIENAVKHGTSHLLDPGQIKIKGWAENDEIHLTVADNAGLYNTSTTPTAENLSSGLGMNLVNKRLQNQFGSQYGLNIDCIPEQYTQVHIHFPRQEHTR, from the coding sequence ATGTCACTGATCCTGCTGCTTACCCAACAGATGTGTGTTTATCTGGTCATAGTCTATCTGGTCAGTAAAACGCCATTATTTAAACTCTTTACAGAAATCACCCCTAGAGCCCCCCATAAGTTCTTTATCTATCTTATTTTTTCTGGATTTTGCATCCTCGCGACCTATTTTGGTGAACAAACCCAAGACGCCATTGCCAATACCCGCGCTATGGGAGCGGTTTTGGGCGGATTATTAGGTGGCCCAGTAACAGGGCTATTTGTAGGGCTTACCGGAGGACTGCACCGTTACAGTTTAGGTGGATTTACCGATCTGGCTTGCGCCATTTCCACCACCTTGGAAGGCTTATTAGCTGGCCTCATTAGCTGGCGGCTAAGACAAACCGGTAAAAGAGAGCACATTTACCGCCCAACGTTAGCCGTAGCCGTAACCTTAGCCGCAGAAACACTACAAATGGCATTGATCCTCCTCATCGCCAGTCCCTTCGCCGATGCCTGGCGGTTGGTACAGCAAATTGCCTTACCAATGCTATTGGTCAATGCCTTGGGCGCTGCGTTATTTATCAGTATCGTCCGAGATCAAAAAACCATGTTTGATAAACTGTCATCGGCTTTTTCCGCCCAAGCTCTCAAAATTGCCGAGCGTAGCGTTGGCTTACTGTCGAGCGGGTTTAACCAAACCACCAGTGCCCAAGTTGCGCAAATTGTGATTGAAGAAACCAAGGTTGGTGCCGTTGCCATTACAGATAGAGAAAAGCTATTGGCTTTTATCGGCGTTGGCGCTGATCACCATATTCCCGGCTCAGCCATTTCGTCGGATATCACCAAAACCGCAATGACTGAAAACAAAGTGATGTTTGCCGATGGTGTGGATACGCCCTACGCTTGCTCAGTCTCTCGTCAATGTCGATTAGGTTCCAGTCTGGTGATCCCGCTGCGTAATGACACTGAAGTCATTGGTACCATAAAATTATACGAGCCCAAACATAAGCTATTTTTGAACATTAACCGCACCTTAGGCGAAGGCATTGCCAAACTGCTGTCCAACCAGATCCTCTATGGTCGCATTGAGCAACAACAAAATTTGTTACTGCAAACCGAACTCAAATTATTGCAAGCCCAAGTCAACCCCCACTTTCTGTTCAACACCCTCAATACCATTAGTGCCATTGTCCGTCGTAATCCGGATATGGCGAGAAAATTACTGCTGCAATTATCGCAATTTCTACGTATCAACCTTAAACGCACAGCAGGACTGGTGACGCTTGCCGATGAACTGGAACACATTGATGCTTATTTAACCATCGAAAAAGCCCGCTTTATCGACCGTCTTGAGGTCAATATTGATATTCCTGCGGCCCTGCATGGGGTCATGCTACCCGCATTTACTCTCCAACCGATTATCGAAAATGCTGTTAAACACGGCACCTCACACCTGTTAGACCCCGGCCAAATTAAGATAAAAGGGTGGGCTGAAAACGATGAGATCCACCTAACAGTCGCTGATAATGCTGGGCTGTATAACACCTCAACCACACCAACTGCAGAAAATCTCAGCAGTGGTTTAGGGATGAATTTGGTAAATAAACGCCTTCAAAATCAGTTTGGTAGTCAGTATGGCTTAAACATTGATTGTATTCCTGAACAATACACCCAGGTGCATATTCATTTTCCACGTCAGGAGCATACGAGATGA
- a CDS encoding phosphate-starvation-inducible protein PsiE, whose product MGMYRRAGLKSVKIVENMVLIMIALATIVAIGQEIAHVISVGTVALADLLLLFIYLEVFAMVANYAESGKLPVRMPLYIAIVALARYLILDMKGMEDWRILSIAVSTLVLAATVIIIRWGQLKLPYPKCQDEDL is encoded by the coding sequence ATGGGAATGTATCGCAGAGCCGGATTGAAGAGCGTCAAAATTGTCGAAAATATGGTGCTGATTATGATTGCTCTGGCGACAATTGTCGCTATCGGGCAGGAGATAGCCCATGTTATCAGTGTTGGCACAGTTGCACTGGCAGACTTGCTTTTACTATTTATCTATCTTGAAGTCTTTGCCATGGTAGCCAACTACGCTGAATCCGGTAAATTGCCGGTACGTATGCCGCTGTATATCGCTATTGTGGCATTGGCCCGTTATCTGATTTTAGATATGAAAGGCATGGAAGACTGGCGTATTTTAAGTATTGCCGTCTCTACCCTGGTACTTGCTGCCACAGTGATTATTATCCGCTGGGGTCAGTTAAAACTGCCATATCCTAAGTGTCAGGATGAAGATTTATAA
- the suhB gene encoding inositol-1-monophosphatase: MHPMLTIAVRAARAAGQTIMRAYTDFDRVEVSAKGINDFVTSVDKEAEAAIVYHIRKSYPDHTIVGEESGENRGSNKDYIWIVDPLDGTTNFIKGIPHFAVSIALQHKGKTEVAVVFDPVRNELFSAVRGQGAKMNDFRLRVSNNTDIHTGIIATGFPFKARQHSETYMKILGEVFAQCADLRRAGSAALDLAYVAAGRMEGFFEIGLKPWDIAAGDLICREAGGTVTDFTGGHSYLMSGNIVAGNPKTTSALVKTLRPLLSEALKR; the protein is encoded by the coding sequence ATGCATCCAATGCTGACTATTGCCGTTCGCGCTGCTCGCGCCGCCGGCCAAACAATTATGCGTGCCTACACTGACTTTGACCGTGTTGAAGTAAGTGCAAAGGGAATCAATGACTTTGTAACTAGTGTAGACAAGGAAGCAGAAGCAGCTATCGTTTACCACATTCGTAAATCTTACCCTGACCACACTATCGTTGGGGAAGAAAGCGGTGAAAACCGTGGTAGCAACAAAGATTATATCTGGATAGTCGATCCTCTGGATGGTACCACTAACTTCATCAAAGGTATCCCACACTTCGCTGTATCTATCGCTCTGCAACACAAAGGCAAGACTGAAGTTGCCGTTGTGTTTGATCCAGTGCGTAACGAACTGTTCAGCGCAGTACGTGGCCAAGGTGCCAAGATGAACGACTTCCGTCTGCGTGTATCCAACAACACTGATATCCACACAGGTATCATTGCTACAGGCTTCCCATTCAAAGCCCGTCAACACTCTGAAACTTATATGAAGATTCTGGGTGAAGTATTCGCTCAATGTGCTGATCTGCGCCGTGCCGGTTCTGCCGCACTGGATCTGGCTTATGTTGCCGCTGGTCGCATGGAAGGTTTCTTCGAAATCGGCCTGAAGCCTTGGGATATTGCTGCTGGCGATCTGATCTGCCGTGAAGCCGGTGGTACTGTAACCGACTTTACTGGTGGCCACAGCTACCTGATGTCTGGCAACATCGTTGCTGGCAACCCAAAAACCACCTCTGCGCTGGTGAAAACACTGCGCCCATTGCTGAGCGAAGCCCTGAAGCGTTAA
- the trmJ gene encoding tRNA (cytosine(32)/uridine(32)-2'-O)-methyltransferase TrmJ, translated as MLSNIRVVLVGTSHPGNIGSVARAMKTMGLSNLYLAEPRCEPDGQSVALAAGACDILQSLKTVDSMAEAIEGCSLVIGTSARNRTLDWPMLEPRQAGEKLAAEGSHGPVAIVFGRENHGLSNEELQRCHYHVSIPANPEYSSLNLAQAVQLICYETRVAYLAQQDVEPETEAYPLVEDQERFFVHLEQTLTRTGFIIKNHPGQVMTKLRRLFTRARIESHEMNILRGILTSIDKKVGKSE; from the coding sequence ATGCTCAGCAATATCCGCGTTGTGTTGGTGGGAACTTCTCACCCGGGAAATATCGGTTCTGTGGCCCGTGCCATGAAAACCATGGGGTTATCCAATCTGTATCTGGCCGAGCCAAGGTGTGAGCCAGATGGTCAGTCAGTGGCATTGGCGGCAGGGGCCTGCGACATTCTTCAGTCCCTGAAAACCGTTGATTCAATGGCTGAAGCGATTGAGGGCTGTAGTTTGGTCATTGGTACCTCTGCTCGAAATCGGACGTTAGATTGGCCAATGTTAGAACCTCGGCAGGCTGGAGAAAAATTAGCAGCTGAAGGTAGCCATGGCCCGGTAGCGATTGTTTTTGGCCGTGAAAATCATGGTTTAAGTAATGAAGAGCTACAGCGCTGTCATTATCATGTATCGATACCGGCCAATCCGGAATACAGCTCATTGAATTTGGCTCAGGCGGTGCAGCTTATCTGTTACGAAACCCGGGTGGCATATCTTGCTCAGCAAGATGTGGAGCCTGAAACAGAAGCCTATCCGCTGGTTGAAGATCAGGAGCGTTTCTTTGTTCATTTAGAGCAAACCTTAACCCGTACGGGCTTTATTATTAAAAACCATCCGGGGCAGGTGATGACAAAACTGCGTCGGTTGTTCACTCGGGCCAGAATTGAAAGCCATGAAATGAACATCTTGCGCGGCATTTTGACCTCTATTGATAAAAAAGTCGGTAAAAGCGAGTAA